The genomic region ATTTTCGGTATCAGGAAGTTAATAATTTTCTTTTTCAAGAAATTAATTACTTGAATTTAAGGATAAATGCATCAATTATTTAAATAAGATTAGTTATTAGTCTTATTTTTTTATTTAAGCTGAATTATACTTGCACTTACAAGTATAATTCAGCAAATTTAAATGAAGAGAGGAAACGAGAATTTATGGATCAAAATCAGCAAGAGAAAAATAAATTAGAAAAGCAATTTTTAGAAATGTATAAAGTTCAACAACAAAGAATCCAAATTGAAGATATTAGAAGAATTGAACAATATAAGAAAAAACAAATTCATATCATGAAATTAAATAAGTTTAATGATTCAATTTTTAATAAAGAAACTTTAATAGGAAAGTTAGAAATAACTAAAGAAAATCTGAATAATCCAATGCTTTTAAATAATTTGTTTGTTGGAGAAAACTATTCTTGTTTGGATGATTTTTTATGTGTAGCCAAAGAATGACAAGATATGCAACTTCATTTTAATGCAGCAACAGCTCACATAGAAATAGAAAATAAAATGGTGGAACAAGAAAATCAACGCCGAGAAATAAAAAAGAAATTTAAAAAAATTAATGAATTAAATATCCTGAATTGTAAATATAAATGGGACAGTTTTTTAAAATAATTGTATTAAATCTATTGGTCTTTTATAAGATAATGATTTTCTGGGTGTAGAATTAATTTGAAATGCTATAGAATTTAAGTCTTTTTGTTTATATGAAGATAAATCAGTAGATTTTGGTAAATATCTTCTTAAAATACCATTATTGTTCTCATTTAAACCTCTTTGACAAGGTTTTCCGGCATCTGCAAAATAAATTTTAACATTACAATTTTTTTCAATTAATTTTCATTTACTAAATTCTTTACCACGATCAAAAGTAATAGTTTTAATTGTTCCTGGTATTAATTTTGAAATAAATTTTATTATACTTTCTGTAATACTTTCTGCTTTATGATTTTTAGTTTTCAAAGGAATTGTGGTTTTTGATCATATATCAGCTAAAGTAATAATAGAACTTTTATGATCTTTACCAACGATAGTATCTCCCTCTAAATAGCCAAATTCTTGTATATTTTTAATATTTGGAATGATTAAATTTCTTTCATGAATAGATTTACAATTATTAATTCTGCCCCTAGTTTCTTTTTGTTTATGAGGTTTATTTTTGCCTTTTCTCAATAAATTTTTTTCATCAAAACCCATTCGATTTGTTTTAAACATGTTATATAAAGTTTTTGTTGAAATATTTTTTATTTTATTTTTCTTTAAAAAATCAGCAATTATATCAAGAGCATAATTTTTAGTAATTAACAAATGATTGATAGTATTAATTTCTGTTAAAGTTAAAATTATTAATTTTCTACCTGCATTTTGTTTATTTTTTTGAACTTGATTCAATATTTCTAATGGTAATAAGTTTTGATTTAATAATTTACAAACTCTGTGTACAATTGATTTACTATAATCAATTGCTTTTGCTATTTTACGAATAGAAAATCCATAACTTTTATATTCTTTTATTGCTATTATTGATTCAATAGTCAAATACTTATACATTGTGCTAATTCCTTTCTTTTCTTAATTATAGAATTAACACAATTTGTTTTTTATATAAGTGTCCTTTTTAATTTTACATTTCAGGAATTTTGAAATAAATTTTATTATACTTTGTGTAATACTTTCTGCTTTATGATTTTTAGTTTTCAAAGGAATTGTGGTTTTTGATCATATATCAGCTAAAGTAATAATAGAACTTTTATGATCTTTACCAACGATAGTATCTCCCTCTAAATGGCCAAATTCTTGTATATTTTTAATATTTGGAATGATTAAATTTCTTTCATGAATAGATTTACAATTATTAATTCTGCCCCTAGTTTCTTTTTGTTTATGAGGTTTATTTTTGCCTTTTCTCAATAAATTTTTTTCATCAAAACCCATTCGATTTGTTTTAAACATGTTATATAAAGTTTTTGTTGAAATATTTTTTATTTTATTTTTCTTTAAAAAACCTGAAATGTAAAATTAAAAAGGACACTTATATAAAAAACAAATTGTGTTAATTCTATAATTAAGAAAAGAAAGGAATTAGCACAATGTATAAGTATCTGACTATTGAATCAATAATAGCAATAAAAGAATATAAAAGTTATGGATTTTCTATTCGTAAAATAGCAAAAGCAATTGATTATAGTAAATCAACTGTACACAGAGTTTGTAAATTATTAAATCAAAACTTATTACCATTAGAAATATTGAATCAAGTTCAAAAAAATAAACAAAATGCAGGTAGAAAATTAATAATTTTAACTTTAACAGAAATTAATACTATCAATCATTTGTTAATTACTAAAAATTATGCTCTTGATATAATTGCTGATTTTTTAAAGAAAAATAAAATAAAAAATATTTCAACAAAAACTTTATATAACATGTTTAAAACAAATCGAATGGGTTTTGATGAAAAAAATTTATTGAGAAAAGGCAAAAATAAACCTCATAAACAAAAAGAAACTAGGGGCAGAATTAATAATTGTAAATCTATTCATGAAAGAAATTTAATCATTCCAAATATTAAAAATATACAAGAATTTGGCCATTTAGAGGGAGATACTATCGTTGGTAAAGATCATAAAAGTTCTATTATTACTTTAGCTGATATATGATCAAAAACCACAATTCCTTTGAAAACTAAAAATCATAAAGCAGAAAGTATTACACAAAGTATAATAAAATTTATTTCAAAATTAATACCAGGAACAATTAAAACTATTACTTTTGATCGTGGTAAAGAATTTAGTAAATGAAAATTAATTGAAAAAAATTGTAATGTTAAAATTTATTTTGCAGATGCCGGAAAACCTTGTCAAAGAGGTTTAAATGAGAACAATAATGGTATTTTAAGAAGATATTTACCAAAATCTACTGATTTATCTTCATATAAACAAAAAGACTTAAATTCTATAGCATTTCAAATTAATTCTACACCCAGAAAATCATTATCTTATAAAAGACCAATAGATTTAATACAATTATTTTAAAAAACTGTCCCATTTATATTTACAATTCAGGAAATCAGCAATTATATCAAGAGCATAATTTTTAGTAATTAACAAATGATTGATAGTATTAATTTCTGTTAAAGTTAAAATTATTAATTTTCTACCTGCATTTTGTTTATTTTTTTGAACTTGATTCAATATTTCTAATGGTAATAAGTTTTGATTTAATAATTTACAAACTCTGTGTACAGTTGATTTACTATAATCAATTGCTTTTGCTATTTTGCGAATAGAAAATCCATAACTTTTATATTCTTTTATTGCTATTATTGATTCAATAGTCAGATACTTATACATTGTGCTAATTCCTTTCTTTTCTTAATTATAGAATTAACACAATTTGTTTTTTATATAAGTGTCCTTTTTAATTTTACATTTCAGGTTAAAGCATATGATAACCAATTATGAAACGTTACTAGTAATAAACTGCATTTTTATAATGCTAAAGTCGATGTAATGTATGGGGTTAATATTTTTACACTAACTTTTCCACTATATAAAAAGAAAAGTGAAAGCACCAAATATCATTATTCTTTATACGATTTTAACATTTTGAATTCAACGGCTTTTATTGGCGGTGGAATAAGTGGTAATATGCATGACTTAATTCCGACGCCTAACTGTTCTTATTGAGGTTTATTTAATGCCATATCTTGTGGTATTCAGCACGCTTCTGTTAGTATGTTGAATTGACTACTTGGTATTTCAGGGATTAATCTTTTAATTCACCCCCTTGCGGATATTGCCAAAACAACGATTAATTTTACCAAAACCGCCCTTCCGGTGTTTGAAGTTATTCCAGCATTTCAGATGTTATTTGAATTTGTGGTGCCATTAGCAATCTTATTAATGATATTAAAAAAGTTCTCTTAAATTTGCTAGAATAACTTATTAAATGTATAATTTCTTCTTAAAGAAAGGAGGTTTTTTGTTATACGAAAAATTTTATCACTTTTAAATTTAGTTGGGGTAATATTTATCTCTGCGTGTAGTAATAATTTTAAAGAATATAATTTGCAGTTTGCTAGTGTTAAGAATAGTGGTTTAATTTTAATTCCTAAAAATTATGATATGCTTGATTTTACTAAAAGTAATATTTTATTACCTAATTTTCCAGCACTACAAAAACAATTTTATGTTTATAATTCAGAATTTACTAATCTTTATAACAAAAATGGTGTTTTTAAAAAAATAAATGGTTACCGGGTTGATAGTTCTACTTACGATGTCCGTAGTTATTGGCTTGACGAAATTGTTAATGTTAAAATTTCATTTAAAAAAGTTTCAGGTGTTTATCGTATAATTTCCTTTTTTGCTGAAATGCCTAATAAAAATTAGTAATTTAATAAATATTTTTGAAAATCGTGTTTTTTGTAATACGATTTTCTTAATTTAAGGAGTTTAAAAATGAAATATATTATTTCCCAAGCTGATTTAGCCGATTTAAAAGCAAAAATCCAAAGTTGACTAAGTGCTAATTGCCGTAATCCTTATTACTATAAAACTAAAAAACGTATTACTGCCTATTTAAATTTATGTACTTATTTCTATATTGAAGAAACTACTTTAACAAAACTTATTAAAAAATATTTTAAGAATGCAACGAAAACCTTTTATCGTTGGGCAGAAAAAATTATGACCGCTTATTATTCTGACAATTTAAATTTGTTATTGTTTAAAACTACAAAACCACAAAATCTTAATTATCAATATAGTTTAAATTCTCGCAAAAAAGTATGTGATTTATATTTTGATTATAAAAATCTTCAAGCTGGCGGAATCTGGTCTTTATTTAACAATTTAAAAATCGGTTTTCACAATATTAAAAATTCAGAAGTTCCTAAAAACATCAAAACCTTTTATAGTTGAATTAAATCTGACCCTCGTTGAAAAGAATTAAAACAGCAAATCAAACAAACAAAACGCCATTTTAAGCGTTATGAAGTCTCCGAAATTGGTCTTTTACAAATGGATGCCAAAATTATTACCACATCAAATTTTCCGGTTGATAAAAAATATTATATTTATGATTTCATTGACGAAATGACACGCATAGTATTTGGCTATGTTTATGATAGTTTAGGAACTAACAATGCCATTAATGCTGTGCAAAGAGCAATGAAAGATTTTCGTGAACTTGGGATAACCATTAAACGCCTTCGTACTGACAACGCTCCGGAATTTACTACTACTAACTGAAGTAATAAATAAAAAAACATACAAAGTAAAAGAAAGGCCTTTTACAACCTTTCTTTCGAGGAATGGAATTGTCCACGAAAACACACCGATTCGTTCGCCACAGAGTAACGGTAAAATCGAGCGGTTTCATAAACATTATACCAAATTATTTTATTCTAAGGATACAAAATTAAACCAAAATGAACTTCAACATTATTTAAACAAATGTTATTACTTTTATAACTTTGAGCGTCGTCATTCATCTTTAAATACTAAAACCCCATTTCAAACATTACAAAAATTTTTAACAAAGTAGCTTCTAGAAGTTTGAATAATTATTTTTTACAAAGTATTTAACTTGTTGTTTCAGTTGTGATTAAATTGATTACTCCTAAAATAATTAATATTTTTTTCATTATTGTTATTTTCCTTTTTTTAGTTGGTTTATTATTTTTTAAATATTATTATCAATTAAGCGACTCTATTGAAACAGTATAATTAACATTTATATTTCCAATATAAAAACTTAAATTATTTGATTTAATTTGAGCACTAGTCAAAGTAATATTTAAAATATTAATTTTATTTATATCTATACTAGGATATAGTTCTTTTAATTTATCCTTGATTTGTTGCTCTGTTGGATTAGATAAATTACTAGTTTTAAATTCACCTAAAGTGGTATTTGTAATAATTTTATTTAAATTAACATTAGATAAAAAATTAACTTTTGCACTACCACTTAAAAGGTCTTTTCTTTTAAAAGTTATTTCTGCATTTTCAAATGTTATATCTTTAATTTCAAAATCATCTATAACATTTTCTAATTTTCTATTTAATTCTTTTAATTTATCTTTAATTTGCTGTTCCGTTGGTTTATGAAGTCCATCAGTTCTAATTAAGCCTAATTCCTTTTTTTCAATATATAATCTTAGTGGTATAGAATAATTAAAATTTATTTCACCAGTATAAATACTTGTATCAATTGAGGTAATTTTGCCCCCATATAGGTGAGTTTTTTCAATTTTGATTTTATTAATATCTAACTGCGGATTTAATTGTTTTAAAAAATGTTTAAATAAAGCTTCATCATAATTATCACCACCAAAGTTATTTATATCAATTTCTCCTAAATCAGTATTTTTAATAATTATATTTATTGGTACAGACTTATCAACTGTAAAATCAATTGTTAGTTTACCACTAAAACCAGTTATACTAATTACTGCACTATTTACAGTAATATTTTCAACTTTAATTTTTGTTATATCTACTGACTGATTTTTTTCTTTTACTCTATTTTTGATTTGTTCCTCTGTTGGTTTATCGGCTCCATAAGTTTTAAATACATGTTTAGTTTTATCATTTTCTGTGTTTCTTTTATTTCTTATTTTAGTTAAGTGCGTTCAATTTAATTCATCTAAATCACCAACTTTTTTAATTTCTTTTTGTAATGAACTAGTAGCAATAACAGTTGGCACCGTACTACTAGCAATCGCAATTGTTCCTAATAATTCTAAAAGTTTTTTCATATTAATTAAATTCCTTTCATAAATTTTTACTAATTAATAAAATTATCGAACAATCAACACCATTCTCCAAATGTTAATCTGTAGTCTTTTTAACTTGGAATTTAATTATAAAATATTTTTTTTAAAAATTCTAATTATTAAATCATTTAAAGTTTGATTCTTTGTTTCAGTAAAAAATAAATACCCAAAAAATAATTTCTCCTTTTTTAAGGACGCATAAAGTTTTGTTAGGTGGGAAAAGCTTTAAATAATTTTGAAAGAAAAATAATTACAATTTAATTATCATTTTATTTGAAAAATAAGTAATAAAACAAAATATTTAATATTAACAAACCTGAATTGTAAATATAAATGGGACAGTTTTTTAAAATAATTGTATTAAATCTATTGGTCTTTTATAAGATAATGATTTTCTGGGTGTAGAATTAATGGATTGGCAACCCTT from Spiroplasma endosymbiont of Lonchoptera lutea harbors:
- a CDS encoding IS30 family transposase; this translates as MYKYLTIESIIAIKEYKSYGFSIRKIAKAIDYSKSIVHRVCKLLNQNLLPLEILNQVQKNKQNAGRKLIILTLTEINTINHLLITKNYALDIIADFLKKNKIKNISTKTLYNMFKTNRMGFDEKNLLRKGKNKPHKQKETRGRINNCKSIHERNLIIPNIKNIQEFGYLEGDTIVGKDHKSSIITLADIWSKTTIPLKTKNHKAESITESIIKFISKLIPGTIKTITFDRGKEFSKWKLIEKNCNVKIYFADAGKPCQRGLNENNNGILRRYLPKSTDLSSYKQKDLNSIAFQINSTPRKSLSYKRPIDLIQLF
- a CDS encoding IS30 family transposase; protein product: MYKYLTIESIIAIKEYKSYGFSIRKIAKAIDYSKSTVHRVCKLLNQNLLPLEILNQVQKNKQNAGRKLIILTLTEINTINHLLITKNYALDIIADFLKKNKIKNISTKTLYNMFKTNRMGFDEKNLLRKGKNKPHKQKETRGRINNCKSIHERNLIIPNIKNIQEFGHLEGDTIVGKDHKSSIITLADIWSKTTIPLKTKNHKAESITQSIIKFISKLIPGTIKTITFDRGKEFSKWKLIEKNCNVKIYFADAGKPCQRGLNENNNGILRRYLPKSTDLSSYKQKDLNSIAFQINSTPRKSLSYKRPIDLIQLF
- a CDS encoding transposase family protein, coding for MKYIISQADLADLKAKIQSWLSANCRNPYYYKTKKRITAYLNLCTYFYIEETTLTKLIKKYFKNATKTFYRWAEKIMTAYYSDNLNLLLFKTTKPQNLNYQYSLNSRKKVCDLYFDYKNLQAGGIWSLFNNLKIGFHNIKNSEVPKNIKTFYSWIKSDPRWKELKQQIKQTKRHFKRYEVSEIGLLQMDAKIITTSNFPVDKKYYIYDFIDEMTRIVFGYVYDSLGTNNAINAVQRAMKDFRELGITIKRLRTDNAPEFTTTNWSNK